One Thermococcus sp. MV5 genomic region harbors:
- the gdhA gene encoding glutamate dehydrogenase translates to MVEQDPFEIAVKQLERAAQYMDISEEALEFLKRPQKIVEVTIPVEMDDGSVKVFTGFRVQYNWARGPTKGGIRWHPEETLSTVKALAAWMTWKTAVVDLPYGGGKGGVICNPKEMSDREKERLARGYIRAIYDVISPYTDVPAPDVYTNPQIMAWMMDEYETISRRKDPSFGIITGKPPSVGGIVARMDATARGAAFTVREAAKALGWDTLEGKTIAIQGYGNAGYYMAKIMSEEFGMKVVAVSDSKGGIYNPDGLNADEVLAWKRKNGTVKDFPGATNITNEELLELEVDVLAPSAIEEVITKKNADNIKGKIVAELANGPTTPEADEILYEKGILVIPDFLCNAGGVTVSYFEWVQNITGDYWTVEETRAKLDKKMTKAFWDVYNTHKEKNINMRDAAYVVAVQRVYQAMLDRGWIKK, encoded by the coding sequence ATGGTTGAGCAAGACCCATTTGAAATCGCTGTTAAGCAGCTCGAGAGAGCTGCCCAATATATGGACATAAGTGAAGAGGCTCTTGAGTTTTTAAAGAGGCCACAAAAAATTGTTGAGGTAACAATTCCAGTTGAGATGGACGACGGTTCTGTGAAGGTTTTCACAGGGTTTAGAGTCCAATACAACTGGGCCCGTGGTCCGACAAAGGGTGGTATTAGATGGCACCCAGAAGAAACACTTAGCACCGTTAAAGCTTTGGCTGCTTGGATGACTTGGAAGACTGCGGTTGTGGATCTCCCATACGGTGGAGGTAAAGGTGGTGTCATCTGTAATCCAAAGGAAATGAGTGACAGGGAGAAGGAGAGACTCGCTAGAGGATATATAAGGGCTATTTATGATGTCATAAGCCCATACACTGATGTTCCAGCTCCAGACGTTTACACTAACCCACAAATCATGGCTTGGATGATGGATGAGTATGAAACAATTTCAAGAAGAAAAGACCCATCATTTGGTATTATCACAGGTAAGCCACCAAGCGTTGGCGGTATTGTAGCAAGAATGGATGCTACAGCAAGAGGTGCTGCCTTCACAGTTAGAGAAGCCGCCAAGGCTCTTGGATGGGACACCCTTGAGGGCAAGACCATAGCCATCCAAGGTTATGGTAACGCTGGATACTACATGGCCAAGATCATGAGCGAAGAGTTTGGAATGAAAGTTGTCGCCGTTAGCGACAGCAAGGGTGGTATCTATAACCCAGATGGACTTAACGCTGATGAAGTCCTTGCTTGGAAGAGGAAGAACGGTACAGTTAAAGACTTCCCAGGTGCAACAAACATAACCAACGAAGAGCTCCTCGAGCTTGAGGTAGATGTCCTTGCACCATCAGCTATCGAAGAGGTCATCACTAAGAAAAACGCTGACAACATCAAGGGTAAGATCGTTGCCGAGCTTGCAAATGGTCCAACCACACCAGAGGCCGATGAGATTCTCTACGAGAAGGGTATACTTGTTATTCCAGACTTCCTCTGTAACGCTGGTGGTGTTACAGTTAGCTACTTCGAGTGGGTACAAAACATAACCGGTGACTACTGGACAGTCGAAGAGACAAGAGCAAAGCTTGACAAGAAGATGACCAAGGCATTCTGGGACGTTTACAACACCCACAAGGAGAAGAACATCAACATGAGAGATGCAGCATACGTCGTTGCAGTCCAAAGAGTCTACCAAGCCATGCTTGACAGAGGATGGATTAAGAAGTGA
- a CDS encoding sodium-dependent transporter, with the protein MEQRDRWATKIGLILAMAGNAIGLGNFWRFPYQAAKNGGGAFMIPYFVALFLLGIPIMWVEWVEGRYGGKYGHGTLGPTFYLMSRESLKPRTALIFGILGGMLAFSVTTLLNSYYLHIIGWSAAYTYFSATGAYFGQDSIQFLIGYLTNTGQVLLFWGISVILLGIAVGQGVSKGIERWVKVMMPILYIAAILLVLRSLTLGSPVKPEWSSIKGFEFLWEPRFGEVTWQSALAAAGQIFFTLSLGMGIIQNYASYLGPEDDVALSGLATVSLNEFAEVILGGSIAIPIAFAYLGEEGIAGGVGLAYIALPNVFMNMPAGQLFGAIWFLLLWFAGFTSAIAMYNYLVALLEEDLKISRKTGAVFVFILYLILGLPVALDPTAASLDLYYLTELDLWVGSYLLVVLGLLDIIVAVWLFKPENFWEELHKGAYIKVPEWVMILIKYIAPVYTAILLIFTTKDYISSGFFKAVPSYVAKPEFAKWVWGARGMMLVILIIGAIEAYMAIKKKYGEELAKNEVIIKL; encoded by the coding sequence ATGGAGCAAAGGGATAGGTGGGCAACCAAGATTGGTTTGATCTTAGCTATGGCAGGAAACGCAATAGGTCTTGGAAACTTCTGGAGATTCCCATACCAAGCTGCCAAGAACGGTGGCGGTGCATTCATGATACCATATTTCGTGGCATTGTTCCTCCTCGGAATACCCATCATGTGGGTAGAATGGGTCGAAGGTAGGTACGGAGGAAAGTATGGCCACGGTACACTTGGGCCAACGTTCTATTTGATGTCAAGAGAAAGCTTAAAACCAAGAACCGCACTTATTTTTGGTATCCTTGGTGGTATGCTCGCGTTTTCAGTTACAACATTACTCAACAGTTATTATCTCCACATCATAGGATGGTCAGCCGCTTACACATACTTTAGTGCAACTGGAGCATACTTTGGACAGGATTCCATACAGTTCTTAATTGGATACTTAACTAACACTGGCCAAGTTCTATTATTCTGGGGCATCTCAGTTATACTGTTAGGAATTGCAGTAGGGCAGGGTGTCAGTAAAGGTATTGAAAGATGGGTTAAAGTTATGATGCCCATTTTATACATTGCAGCTATCTTATTAGTGCTTAGGTCATTAACCCTTGGTTCTCCAGTAAAACCAGAATGGAGCTCAATTAAGGGTTTTGAGTTCCTTTGGGAGCCAAGGTTTGGTGAAGTAACATGGCAATCTGCACTAGCTGCTGCTGGGCAGATATTCTTCACCCTCTCACTTGGTATGGGTATCATACAGAACTATGCATCATATCTCGGTCCAGAAGACGATGTAGCACTTTCAGGTTTAGCAACAGTTTCACTCAACGAGTTTGCTGAAGTTATTCTTGGTGGTTCAATTGCTATACCAATAGCCTTTGCTTACCTTGGTGAAGAGGGAATAGCAGGTGGTGTTGGTCTAGCATATATTGCACTGCCAAACGTCTTCATGAACATGCCTGCCGGTCAACTCTTCGGTGCAATATGGTTCCTATTGCTTTGGTTTGCTGGTTTCACATCCGCTATAGCAATGTACAACTATCTCGTAGCCCTCCTTGAAGAAGACCTCAAGATAAGTAGAAAAACAGGTGCAGTATTTGTGTTCATACTCTACCTGATCCTCGGACTCCCAGTTGCATTAGACCCAACAGCAGCAAGCTTGGATCTATACTACCTAACTGAGCTTGACTTGTGGGTAGGATCATACCTATTGGTGGTACTTGGTCTCCTTGACATCATAGTTGCCGTATGGCTCTTCAAGCCAGAGAACTTCTGGGAAGAACTCCACAAGGGTGCATATATCAAGGTTCCAGAGTGGGTTATGATACTAATCAAGTACATAGCTCCAGTCTACACCGCAATACTCTTGATTTTCACAACCAAAGATTACATATCAAGTGGATTCTTCAAGGCAGTACCCAGCTACGTTGCCAAGCCAGAGTTTGCCAAGTGGGTCTGGGGAGCCAGAGGAATGATGCTAGTAATCCTTATCATCGGTGCCATCGAAGCTTACATGGCAATCAAGAAGAAGTACGGCGAAGAATTAGCAAAGAACGAGGTAATAATAAAGCTCTGA
- a CDS encoding alpha-glucosidase yields the protein MKSPELLRETANVLEEIEEKIKKLTSLSPRKKQNALNKIQEAKENFRKMAGEVVIDNEELAEFFLKRAVRLKNATNNKSIEKLGEKEYMKDVEAMLRYSRAIPYDFAGYMKYVNRAYKAYVWGMISFFVVTAFLPVEFKITSLILLIPILLSLLSLRKRGHTGLMLAFAALPIPMITGALAVRAYLDVFISPTGLQEAAQGLGVSPSTAQVIAGAMILFGIAELMLLSYALYMFYKHRHAFL from the coding sequence ATGAAAAGTCCAGAACTTCTTAGAGAAACTGCAAATGTTTTGGAAGAAATCGAAGAAAAGATAAAGAAGTTAACGTCCCTCTCACCTAGGAAAAAACAGAACGCATTAAATAAAATACAGGAAGCAAAGGAAAACTTTAGAAAAATGGCAGGTGAGGTTGTTATTGATAATGAGGAGCTTGCAGAGTTTTTCTTAAAGCGTGCTGTGAGGTTAAAGAACGCTACAAATAACAAAAGCATAGAAAAGCTGGGAGAAAAAGAATATATGAAAGATGTAGAGGCAATGCTCAGATATTCTAGGGCAATACCCTACGATTTTGCGGGGTATATGAAATATGTGAACCGAGCTTATAAGGCATATGTTTGGGGGATGATAAGTTTCTTCGTTGTCACGGCATTTCTGCCTGTGGAATTCAAGATAACCTCTCTAATACTGCTCATCCCAATATTACTCTCCTTACTGAGCTTAAGAAAGAGAGGTCATACTGGTCTCATGCTTGCATTTGCCGCTCTTCCAATACCTATGATAACTGGAGCACTTGCTGTGAGAGCGTATTTGGATGTTTTCATAAGCCCTACTGGTCTACAAGAAGCTGCTCAAGGTTTAGGCGTCTCCCCAAGTACTGCCCAAGTTATAGCAGGAGCTATGATACTCTTTGGAATAGCTGAATTAATGCTCCTGAGTTATGCACTCTATATGTTTTACAAGCACAGGCACGCATTTCTCTAG
- a CDS encoding P-II family nitrogen regulator gives MKKIEAIVREEDFDRVQKALKQIGIIPMTTYPVKGRGVQGGIPPYELMPKIKIEIVAKDEDVERVVDTIVQNARRGIPGDGKIFVLPVYEAIRVRTGEKGNEALY, from the coding sequence ATGAAAAAAATTGAAGCTATTGTAAGGGAAGAGGATTTTGATAGAGTTCAAAAAGCTCTGAAACAGATAGGTATAATACCCATGACAACTTATCCTGTCAAAGGGAGAGGAGTTCAGGGGGGAATTCCCCCATACGAATTGATGCCCAAAATTAAGATTGAAATAGTTGCTAAGGATGAAGACGTAGAGAGGGTTGTTGATACAATAGTTCAAAACGCAAGAAGAGGAATCCCAGGAGATGGAAAAATATTTGTTTTGCCTGTTTATGAAGCGATAAGGGTAAGAACAGGAGAAAAAGGAAACGAAGCACTTTACTAG